CGGGTTTGAATCCTATTTTTTTAAATAGAGTTTTATAATAGGGAACACGTTCTGAGCAATGCGTTATCAGTTCTTGAAGCTTTACAAGCTGCATAGCCTCCAAGTCTTCTCGCAGTAACCACTCACTCTTAGCTAGCATGTCACAATAACCGGCAAATTCCTTGCCAAGCTTTACCTTAGCAGGTAGACGACCATATATAAGCCGAATTGCCGTTTGAACTGGTACCGGACTGTTATTGTGTATTCGCCTAATTAGGCTCCGAAAACTCATATTAAAGAATTCTACCTCTCACCTATATATTATTGCCGAATTCCGCTCCTTACTTTCTCCACCTGGTTTGACAAAATGGCTATAAAACGCCTAAAATCTCTTAATACAAATTCATGGAGGTCTATATGAGATCACGATTTTTCTTTGTCGTATTCGCACTAATGCTCGCCGCTTTGGCGATTGCTGCTTATAAACCAAAAACAGGCGAGACGGTTATTAAGATGAGCATCAATAACAAAGGTGATATTTATATCAAGATGTTTCCCAAGGACTCGCCTAAAACAGTCGCTAATTTTGCATCGCTGGTCAAAAAGGGATTTTATAACGGCATTAAGTTTCATCGAATAGAACCTAACTTTGTTGTCCAAGCTGGTGACCCGATGAGCAAGAAGCTTCCTATAAGCGATCCATCACTCGGTTCTCATGGCTCCGACACCCCTGTTACATTCGAGAATAACAAGCTAACCCACAAGACAGGCACCATCGCTATGGCCCTGACCGCGCCCAAAAGCAACACTGGTGACAGCCAGTTCTTTGTCAATCTATCTGATAATGACTTCCTAAACGGCAACTACTGCGTCTTCGGCAAAGTTGTCGACGGCATGAAGATAGTTGAAAAGCTCAAAAAAGGCGACGTTATCACCAAAGCTGTAGTACTCAAAGGGGCTGCAAAGAAGAAATAAGCTTTCGAATAACTTGATGATGTTCCATTAACAACAAGGGCGACCGTTAAGGTCGCCCTTGTTGTTATTAACTTTCAATAGCTAGCTAAAAGATCACTAAACAGCCTTTGCCAAGTGCAGCCATTCAACCAAGATCAAATACATACGGTCGACCAAGAGTGCGAAACGGGTCATGATAGTGGAACCAAATATAGCGCCAAAACCGATCATGATTAGCCACCGGCCTAGCAAAGCGTAGTTTTTGACAACTTTGTTTTTTTGCTCAAAGGCGAATAAGAAGTAGCTTAAAACAGCTGTTAGAGTAATAAGAAAAATTACGTTATTAATAGCCCCTGAAATGCTCAGTCTGTTAATTGCAGGGGTTGGATCCTGAAGCGAATAGATGTTAGGCCATAACGGTTTAAAAGTGTCTCGTATTTGGGGTGAGGTTGTTTGCCAAAATGATTGAAATACATTGCCTGCGCCAAGACCGATAAACATACCTAACGGGATACGGCTAATCCAGCCGTGCTTCTTACTGAAAACGAAGTAAGCCATAATCGCTAATGGCGTTAAGAAAAGCCATAGCCATTCGCCTTGTTGGAATATCCTATCGAACCATTTTGGCCCCATAACCTCAACCCAACTAATGGCAACACCATAACCGATTCCAAGCCCTATGAATACATGCTCAAGAAATCGATAGATTGGGTTTTCACGATAGAGGGTCGAATAGATACCCATTGTCACAACCGCACCCAACATTGGAATTATCGCATTATGATAGCTGCCGCCTTCTCTGATGTAGAGAATCATTGCAAAGAGGACAGGGATAGACGCTAATAATCCAAAGAATGCGATTGTTCTCTCTT
This DNA window, taken from bacterium, encodes the following:
- a CDS encoding peptidylprolyl isomerase; this encodes MRSRFFFVVFALMLAALAIAAYKPKTGETVIKMSINNKGDIYIKMFPKDSPKTVANFASLVKKGFYNGIKFHRIEPNFVVQAGDPMSKKLPISDPSLGSHGSDTPVTFENNKLTHKTGTIAMALTAPKSNTGDSQFFVNLSDNDFLNGNYCVFGKVVDGMKIVEKLKKGDVITKAVVLKGAAKKK